One Granulicella sp. 5B5 DNA window includes the following coding sequences:
- a CDS encoding MFS transporter has protein sequence MKNAVSDTFRSLKSFNFRLWTVGGLVSNTGTWMQRIAQDWLVLTQLTHHDASALGIVTGLQFAPQLLLLPWTGSAADRLNQRKLLMFTQATMGAFALALGVLTVTGVVQLWHVYVFAFLSGSAAALDAPVRQTFVAEMVGDGDLHNAVAVNSTSFNAAQMIGPAVAGVLIAHIGIGWAFILNGISFAAVLLSMSFFRLSELRVSARAHRTTAGFLEGFRYVWRSPDLRAILIMLFLIGTFGFNFPIFISTMAVNVFHSDASGFGLLSSIMAIGTLSGALLSARRSRPGMTSLLLGAAVFGLGCTLAALAPGYWWFAGALVVIGAAALTFTNGTNSIMQLSTEPTMRGRVMALRVGVALGGMTMGAPIVGWVANRFGPRWSLGIGAGGAFIAALVAIFVLVRRREPVLV, from the coding sequence ATGAAGAACGCAGTCTCCGATACCTTTCGTTCCCTCAAGAGCTTCAACTTCCGCCTGTGGACGGTGGGCGGGCTGGTCTCCAACACCGGGACCTGGATGCAGCGCATTGCTCAGGACTGGCTCGTGCTGACGCAACTGACCCATCACGATGCGTCAGCGCTGGGTATTGTTACGGGGCTGCAGTTTGCCCCGCAACTTCTGCTTCTGCCCTGGACGGGCTCCGCTGCAGACCGTCTGAATCAGCGCAAGCTGCTGATGTTCACGCAGGCAACCATGGGAGCGTTTGCGCTCGCCCTGGGAGTTCTCACGGTTACAGGAGTCGTCCAGCTGTGGCACGTGTATGTGTTTGCCTTCCTGTCCGGCTCTGCCGCAGCGCTCGACGCTCCCGTGAGACAGACGTTCGTCGCAGAGATGGTTGGCGATGGAGATCTGCATAACGCCGTGGCCGTGAACTCAACCTCGTTCAATGCAGCGCAGATGATTGGTCCCGCGGTTGCGGGTGTGCTCATCGCACACATCGGCATCGGCTGGGCGTTTATTCTGAACGGGATTTCGTTCGCGGCAGTTCTCCTCTCGATGTCTTTCTTCCGCCTCTCCGAACTGCGTGTCAGTGCCAGGGCGCATCGCACGACGGCGGGGTTCCTCGAAGGTTTCCGTTATGTGTGGAGAAGCCCGGACCTTCGCGCGATCCTCATCATGCTGTTTCTGATCGGGACCTTCGGTTTCAACTTTCCAATCTTTATCTCGACGATGGCCGTGAATGTCTTCCATTCGGATGCAAGCGGGTTTGGTCTGCTTTCGTCGATTATGGCGATCGGCACGCTGTCAGGGGCGTTGCTTTCAGCACGCCGAAGCAGGCCGGGGATGACGTCTCTTTTGCTGGGAGCCGCTGTCTTCGGATTGGGATGCACTCTGGCGGCACTTGCGCCCGGGTACTGGTGGTTCGCGGGCGCGCTGGTCGTGATCGGGGCTGCGGCCCTGACGTTTACCAACGGCACGAACAGCATCATGCAGCTCTCCACCGAACCAACGATGCGCGGCAGGGTGATGGCGCTGCGGGTGGGCGTAGCGTTAGGAGGAATGACGATGGGCGCTCCGATTGTCGGTTGGGTTGCCAACCGCTTCGGCCCTCGCTGGTCGCTCGGTATCGGCGCTGGGGGTGCTTTTATTGCTGCCCTGGTTGCGATCTTCGTTCTCGTCCGCCGAAGAGAGCCTGTGCTCGTCTAG
- a CDS encoding OsmC family protein has translation MVTIQMEYEGDLHCRAVHGPSGTALATDAPKDNQGRGESFSPTDLVATALGTCMLTTMAIMARTLNVEIAGAKATVEKEMTPAPRRIGSLATTVHMPTALDADTQLKLERAAHTCPVLRSLHPDVNAPITFIWG, from the coding sequence ATGGTCACCATCCAGATGGAATACGAAGGCGATCTGCACTGCCGGGCCGTTCACGGCCCTTCCGGCACGGCCCTCGCCACCGACGCACCCAAAGACAACCAGGGGCGCGGCGAAAGCTTCTCCCCCACCGATCTCGTCGCCACCGCCCTCGGCACCTGCATGCTCACCACCATGGCCATCATGGCCCGCACCCTCAACGTCGAGATCGCCGGCGCCAAAGCTACCGTAGAAAAAGAGATGACCCCGGCGCCCCGCCGCATCGGCTCCCTGGCCACCACCGTCCACATGCCCACCGCGCTCGACGCCGACACTCAGCTCAAACTCGAGCGCGCCGCGCACACCTGCCCCGTCCTCCGCAGCCTGCACCCCGACGTCAACGCCCCCATCACCTTCATCTGGGGCTAA
- the rpsT gene encoding 30S ribosomal protein S20, which yields MANHVSSLKRARQTVTKTAINRANKSKLRGTLRLMREALAAGDKKTLNDVYRSTVSVLDKAVQKGVLHKNTASRYKGRLNARVKAIVTAKA from the coding sequence ATGGCAAATCACGTCTCATCCCTCAAGCGCGCCCGTCAAACCGTCACCAAGACGGCCATCAACCGCGCCAACAAGTCCAAGCTCCGCGGCACCCTGCGCCTTATGCGCGAGGCCCTCGCCGCCGGCGACAAGAAGACCCTCAACGACGTCTACCGCTCGACCGTCTCGGTCCTCGACAAGGCTGTCCAGAAGGGTGTCCTGCACAAGAACACCGCCAGCCGCTACAAGGGCCGTCTCAACGCCCGCGTCAAGGCTATCGTCACCGCCAAGGCCTAA
- a CDS encoding M13 family metallopeptidase, translating into MKKLPSLRPLCAAATCAALALPVSIYAQTSAPPQTHYVPSPAFDTAAIDTHADPCNDFYKFACGNFAAQHPIPADQTGVDQFYLLYNVNTQELNGILEKYAADASTRTPNEQKIGDYYASCMDTALIDKKGLTTIQPLLDEIDKVARPGLPALTGELQRLGVNAFFSFGEQQDFKDATKQVATFDQGGLGLPERDYYTRTGPKDIEIRQKYVEYLTNMLTLSGESPQKALVDAKNILAFETKLAVASMTNTERRDPDAVYHPQTLATFEASIKPVNIQPFLQAIHAPSALPGPLGPDSIIDGNPKFFPAMVAAVREADIDTLRAYLRVHLLDGFASYLPHAFDAESFHFFGTQLEGQPQQRPRWKRCSSGVDGALGEALGQVYVKQYFPASSKAKTLQMVHDIESAMDKDIDTLTWMSDTTKVKAKEKLHLVADKIGYPDHWRDYSKLEVVRGDALGNAQRATAFENDRELNKIGKPVDKLEWGMTPPTVNAYYDPSMNNINFPAGILQPAFFDPNADLAVNYGHAGAVIGHELTHGFDDEGRKFDGAGNLSDWWTPADIKQFEAKTSCLVNEYGSFTAVEDPKEPVKVNGKLTLGENTADNGGLVLAYMAYLARAKEEGIDINKKVGGYTGPQQFYIAFAQNWCENSRPAAIRAQVLTDPHSPDHFRANGAIVNQPGFSAAFGCKKGSPMVPAENCRVW; encoded by the coding sequence ATGAAGAAACTGCCGTCCCTCCGTCCGCTCTGCGCCGCCGCCACCTGCGCTGCGCTTGCTCTTCCTGTGTCTATCTATGCTCAAACGAGTGCCCCGCCCCAGACGCACTACGTCCCCTCCCCGGCCTTTGACACTGCCGCCATCGACACCCACGCCGACCCCTGCAACGACTTCTACAAGTTCGCCTGCGGCAACTTCGCCGCCCAGCACCCCATCCCCGCCGACCAGACCGGCGTCGACCAGTTTTATCTCCTCTACAACGTAAACACCCAGGAGCTCAACGGCATCCTCGAAAAGTACGCCGCCGACGCCTCCACCCGCACCCCCAACGAGCAGAAGATCGGCGACTACTACGCCTCCTGCATGGACACCGCCCTCATCGACAAGAAGGGCCTCACCACCATCCAGCCCCTGCTGGACGAGATCGACAAGGTCGCCCGGCCCGGCCTGCCCGCCCTTACCGGTGAGCTCCAGCGCCTCGGCGTCAACGCCTTCTTCAGCTTCGGCGAGCAGCAGGACTTCAAGGACGCCACCAAGCAGGTCGCCACCTTCGACCAGGGCGGGCTCGGCCTCCCCGAGCGCGACTACTACACCCGCACCGGCCCCAAGGACATCGAGATCCGCCAAAAGTACGTCGAGTACCTGACCAACATGCTCACCCTCTCCGGCGAGTCCCCGCAAAAGGCCCTCGTCGACGCCAAAAACATCCTCGCCTTTGAGACCAAACTCGCCGTCGCCTCCATGACCAACACCGAGCGCCGCGACCCAGACGCCGTCTACCACCCCCAGACCCTCGCCACCTTCGAGGCCTCCATCAAGCCCGTCAACATCCAGCCGTTCCTTCAGGCCATCCACGCGCCCTCCGCGCTCCCCGGTCCGCTCGGCCCCGACTCTATCATCGACGGCAACCCCAAATTCTTCCCGGCCATGGTCGCCGCCGTCCGCGAGGCCGACATCGACACCCTGCGGGCCTACCTCCGTGTCCACCTCCTCGACGGCTTCGCCAGCTATCTGCCTCACGCCTTCGACGCCGAGAGCTTCCACTTCTTCGGCACCCAGCTCGAAGGCCAGCCCCAGCAGCGTCCCCGCTGGAAGCGTTGCTCCTCCGGCGTCGATGGCGCACTCGGCGAAGCCCTCGGCCAGGTCTACGTCAAGCAGTACTTCCCCGCCTCCAGCAAGGCAAAGACCCTGCAGATGGTCCACGACATCGAGTCCGCCATGGACAAGGACATCGACACCCTCACCTGGATGTCCGACACCACCAAGGTCAAGGCGAAAGAAAAACTCCACCTCGTCGCCGACAAGATCGGCTACCCCGACCACTGGCGCGACTACTCCAAGCTCGAGGTCGTCCGCGGCGATGCCCTCGGCAACGCCCAACGGGCTACGGCCTTCGAGAACGACCGCGAGCTCAACAAGATCGGCAAGCCCGTCGACAAGCTCGAATGGGGCATGACGCCTCCCACCGTCAACGCCTACTACGACCCCAGCATGAACAACATCAACTTCCCCGCCGGCATCCTGCAGCCTGCCTTCTTCGACCCCAACGCCGATCTCGCCGTCAACTACGGCCACGCCGGCGCCGTCATCGGCCATGAGCTCACCCACGGCTTCGACGACGAGGGCCGCAAGTTCGACGGCGCGGGCAACCTCTCCGACTGGTGGACACCCGCCGACATCAAGCAGTTCGAAGCCAAGACCAGCTGCCTCGTCAACGAGTACGGCAGCTTCACCGCCGTCGAAGACCCTAAGGAACCCGTCAAGGTCAACGGCAAGCTCACCCTCGGCGAGAACACCGCCGACAACGGCGGCCTCGTCCTCGCCTACATGGCCTACCTCGCACGCGCCAAGGAGGAAGGCATCGACATCAACAAGAAGGTGGGCGGCTACACCGGCCCGCAGCAGTTCTACATCGCCTTCGCGCAGAACTGGTGCGAGAACTCCCGCCCCGCCGCCATCCGCGCGCAGGTCCTCACCGACCCGCACTCCCCCGACCACTTCCGTGCCAACGGAGCCATCGTCAACCAGCCCGGCTTCTCCGCCGCCTTCGGCTGCAAAAAAGGCAGCCCAATGGTCCCCGCCGAAAACTGCCGCGTCTGGTAA
- a CDS encoding MarR family transcriptional regulator, with translation MEYIQLGFTVFLYICDIDLVSHRTSPPQTELARTLATEIRAAYRKLKLRAREYGGGNDLTPSQASVLLRLEKDGAATVSSLARAEGMRPQSMSAIVAPLQESGLVSGAPDPSDGRQTLMSLTPKCLKWLQEGRAARQDWLTATISQRLSVHEQEKLQAALELLTRLIED, from the coding sequence TTGGAATATATACAGTTAGGCTTTACAGTTTTTCTGTATATATGCGATATTGATCTTGTGAGCCATCGAACGTCTCCTCCGCAAACCGAACTTGCCCGGACACTTGCTACCGAGATCCGTGCGGCATATCGCAAGCTCAAGCTGCGGGCACGCGAGTATGGAGGCGGCAACGATCTGACACCGTCACAGGCTTCTGTTCTTCTTCGACTCGAAAAGGATGGTGCGGCCACGGTTTCAAGCCTGGCGCGAGCGGAAGGCATGCGCCCGCAGTCCATGAGCGCTATCGTTGCGCCGTTGCAGGAGTCCGGACTGGTTAGCGGTGCACCTGACCCGAGCGACGGGCGGCAGACTCTGATGTCTCTCACGCCCAAGTGCCTGAAGTGGCTTCAGGAGGGCCGGGCTGCGAGACAGGACTGGCTTACCGCGACCATCTCCCAGAGGCTTTCCGTTCACGAGCAGGAGAAGCTTCAAGCGGCGCTTGAGCTGCTTACGCGGCTGATCGAGGATTAA
- a CDS encoding PhoH family protein, which produces MLKKSMHLTPGIEPLYGTRDENLRLMEDGLNVQIDLRSDSIQLLGDAAAVARVEGIFHDFEHLRKLGIHPHNGELNALLKMVIADPAVTLRGLVESGKQRNAGVKRMVQPRSPNQRKYVEAIESNDMVFGIGPAGTGKTYLAVAMAVSALLAKKVSRIVLVRPAVEAGERLGFLPGSLQEKVDPYLRPLYDALYDLLDPVKVDKMLETNVIEVAPLAFMRGRTLNDAFIIMDEAQNTTMEQMKMFLTRLGNGAKAVITGDLTQTDLPNPKRSGLLEALHVLDGVEGIKFCHFEDVDVVRHQLVQRIVRAYDSYKAAEQLPLAIDMPGERSEVAPLVTERPKRAVQTQ; this is translated from the coding sequence TTGCTAAAAAAATCAATGCATCTCACTCCGGGCATCGAGCCGTTGTATGGCACACGCGACGAGAACCTTCGTCTGATGGAAGATGGGCTGAACGTCCAGATCGATCTACGATCCGACTCGATCCAGCTGCTGGGGGACGCGGCGGCAGTGGCGCGGGTGGAGGGGATCTTTCATGATTTTGAGCACCTGCGAAAGCTGGGGATACATCCGCATAATGGCGAACTTAATGCCCTGCTGAAGATGGTGATTGCCGACCCGGCGGTGACGTTACGCGGGCTGGTGGAGAGCGGCAAGCAGAGGAACGCCGGGGTTAAGCGGATGGTGCAGCCGCGCTCGCCGAACCAGCGGAAGTATGTCGAGGCAATTGAGTCGAACGACATGGTGTTCGGCATTGGGCCGGCGGGTACGGGCAAGACGTATCTGGCTGTGGCGATGGCGGTGAGCGCGCTGCTGGCGAAGAAGGTGTCTCGGATTGTGCTGGTAAGGCCGGCGGTGGAGGCGGGCGAGCGGCTTGGGTTCCTGCCGGGCAGCCTGCAGGAGAAGGTCGATCCGTACCTGCGGCCACTGTATGACGCGCTGTATGATCTGCTGGACCCGGTGAAGGTCGACAAGATGCTGGAGACGAACGTGATTGAGGTGGCTCCGCTGGCGTTTATGCGCGGGCGCACGCTGAACGACGCGTTCATCATCATGGACGAGGCCCAGAACACGACCATGGAGCAGATGAAGATGTTTCTGACGCGACTTGGCAACGGCGCGAAGGCCGTGATTACCGGCGATCTGACGCAGACTGATCTGCCGAATCCGAAGAGGAGCGGGCTGCTGGAGGCGCTGCACGTGCTGGATGGCGTGGAGGGCATCAAGTTCTGCCATTTTGAGGATGTGGATGTGGTGCGGCACCAACTGGTGCAGCGGATCGTGCGCGCCTATGACAGCTATAAGGCTGCGGAGCAGCTTCCATTGGCGATCGATATGCCAGGGGAGCGGAGTGAGGTTGCTCCGCTGGTGACGGAGCGACCGAAGAGAGCTGTGCAGACGCAGTAA